GGTTTAACTGGAGTAGGCAAAGATATCAACTGACCCGAAGGGCGGCTTCTTGAGGATTTGTTAACATCTTTCACAAGAAAGGACATAACTCTTTACATcagaagacaaggtgggccaccaaacccaATGTGAGAGGATTTTGATGATCTTAGAAATTCCTGGATGCCCAGCAGATTTGTTTTCATGACATTCAGCGTGTACCGATTTCCTAAGATGAATTGGAACAAACAATTTGTCAGTAAGGGCTTCAGCAGGAGCAAGGAGGATGGAATGATGTGAGGAGGATCCGGAGGCGGAGCATGACATAACATGAAACTCCGAGATAGTGCATCGGCCTTGAGGTTCTTAGGGCCTGGTTGAAAGGTAATTAAGAACTTTAAATGAGtaaaaaagagagcccatcgggCTTGCCTAGGATTCAAGGTCTTGGCATCCTGCATTTactgaaggtttttatgatccctgAAGATGGTAATCTGATGGGTAGCTCCTTCCAACCAGTGACGCCACTCATCCAGAGCCCATTCGATGGCTAATAATTTTCGGTTGCCCACATCATAATTGGTCTTTGCGGCTGAGAATTTTAGGGATAAGTACACACAAGGATGCAGCCTTTGGTTCTGAGGATCCCTCAGAGAAAGATTAGCACCAGCTCCCACGtctgaagcatccacttcaactaTAAACGTAAATTCCGGGTTTGGATGCCTGAGGACTGGAGCAGATGTAAAGGCACCCTTAATagtaatttatatgtatttttcttttgtgttttgtttctgtttgtgtgtttgtgtcaaaGCCCTGCAATAGAAGGGGCAGGGATTGAATCTAGGAAAAAGCCCGGCAATAGCAATACAGTAAGTGCCAAATAGGCAAGACAAAAGGGCAGTAATTGAATCTAGTGagaccagtttttcaaacagtatGGAAAGAGGCTTTTAATTATATTCATTGGCAAGCTCAATATGTAATGTTAATAACAAAAGTTACATTGCCCACCTTACGTGGATAATAACTAAAGTGCAGCCAGGAAAAATAAGTGTGCcatgtattaatattagtaaaattaatttgttgtgtccctgtaatggcttagtttcagaaatcctaaaaggaaaaataaggctacacatgtatgtgctattagtaggtgagagatatccattgtgtagagACAATGGTTTTAGCTAATTGACCCTGGTTGCAATGAAGCTATAAAGTCAgaacaatacaaaaaatacaagagacTAGAGAGGGCTGCTAGGGAAAAATTTACATAAGAAACAGTTGCTGCCAATGAATGGATACAGTctgagtttttatttgttttctgttgtttttgtttcttgttgttggttgatgataaggattaaaagtaaagaaataaaaatgtgttgtttgCTGTCTGATGCTAACTAAACTTAGGTTTTTCTTTCTGGGGCATATGACACTGATGTgtcccacttcatcacatgtaaaacacctgcggccagttgccaaaacaggttttccCCCCGCTCACTTCAAAGCtgcagcaacagctggtttggCTGGTTTGGTTGTCGGGGAAATCAGGGCTGATTCTCCAGGTTGACTCTCTTTTCATGTACTTTGCCCTATCACTCCCCAACTCTTCTTCgttacaggagccctggtaactgtgtcctggacctcacacttccacaaaataaaaaatagtaaaggAAAACAAGTCACTTAGcatagtcacttagcaatgaatacaccttttctgccaccacaaaggatttattatggtgtccatacgttcaccagaaccacttattaatgtttcacacttaaatcatatacatatacaatatatttgcacaaataagtttcagaaaataaaataggaaatacttactagttaagacctggtgtgtgaggaaacacaattgaggaaaatggaCATTTCAATATTGATAGacaccctcatgaaaatgcacatgttattgtCTTAGTCagaagattttacattttttcacatagctctcaccccctacctttggagtttagctgtcaataagaacagattgatctcccaaatgtcacagggctttcgaagtgagatagggatgtcctgagcactggaatgttcacaggacctgatttcgcACCTTTGttcgttctgcttggctagatggtttacaactttggggcttcaaacttctCAGATGcccatctctccctggtctggctattttcaacagattaatggcacttgcataagttcaaactcatgtcatctagcaaagcacacattgagattacattacaaggttacataaaatgtttacattttcatacatgaatttaacagaaaataacaatcagtcattagatatactacataattgtcacagAAACGATGGTTAGAAACAAGTCATGGTCCAAGGACAGGAGCAAGCAGCGAGGTCAGGTTCAGGCACAGATCAGGGACGGCAGCAAACAAGGGTATCCGAGTCACAAGCAAATGTAAGGGCCACAAGCAAATAATCAGAAGTCCAGGAAAAACAAACCAAAgtcatacacagaaaacaatCCAGGAATCAGCACAACAGGACAGGAGcgggtcagcagccaggaacttaacgctataaccgtcagggacgCTAAGCCCAGCATATATCGCAGTTCTTTactattggggacaaacacagtaaagtaataagcaaactgggtaaaacagacaaagaggtgagaaggccctgctcgcaagcttacaatctgtgggacagTACTATTATGCACAATGTAGAATTCTGCTGGTATGCAGAGTTTGTCAACCATGTCAACATATACAAGTAGCTCACGATACAAAGTTGCTTATTAAGTAGACAGATTCTCGTAGTGTGGAAACTGCTGAGCCGAAATCTAACATTAATTCAGTGGCATGTGACCATCCTCCCCATGTAGCATCAACATGTACAGTGCACATTATATTATCAGCAATGCATGCATTTGTGTTTTCAACACTCAAACAATGACATAGGGCGTAGTAGTGCCATATACTCTAgaccaggggtcctcaaactttttaaacagggggccagttcactgtccctcagaccgttggagggtcggactatagtaaaaactatgaacaaattcctatgcacactgcatatatcttattttgaagtgaagaaacaaaatgggaacaaatacaatatttaaaatgaagtaaagtTAAATCAACAAATTTACCAGTATTTCAATGGGAACTATGGGCCTGCTTTTGGCTAATGAGATGGTCAATGTCTGGTTCCATATTTGTCACTGCTAGTCGTAACAAGTGATGCAAGTGTGCATCCGTTAGTCTTGTTCTGGTTGGAGATTTCAAATGTTTCATTCTAGAAAAAGTCTGTTCACAGACATAAGTGCTGCCAAAGATGGTTGCTATTTTGAGTGCATGGTTCCTGAGATGAGGATATGTCTCAGAGGGGAGAGATGCATAGAAATTATGAAGGCTGCTTGACTTGAATGCGTCTTTCAGATAGTCACAATTCTGCAGTTCAGCCAGTTCCATTTGGTAATTGTATCCATATTTTCAATGTCAATAGAAAATGGGTTATGGAAAAGCTGTATGTCCTGTTCATGGGGATGAAGCTCTTTAAATCTAAATTGGAACTCCTTTTGCAATTTTTCCAGTGAATCCACACATGTTTTGTTTGGGAATGCAATCAATGGTTTTTCCGCTAACAGATTTTGAGTTGTTGGGAGATGGCAGAAGTTTTCCTCCTTCACTTGTTTGATGAGGAGGCCTAATTTTACTTCAAATGCTTTGACATGTGATTGCATATCACAGATGAGCTTCCCCTTTCCTTGAAGTTGCATATTGAAATTGTTGAGTAGCTCTGTTACATCTGTCAGAAAGGCAAGGTGCCATTTCCATTCTGCATCATTGAGCTCTGGTACTTCTTTGTTTTTTGAAAGCAGAAAAGTTGTAATCTGTGGAAGTAAGTCATAGAAACGTTTCAAAACTCTCCCTCGACTCATAGTCAACATTTAGCTCAGACAGAAATTCCTGAAATTGTCTGTGGTTTAGTGCATGAGCTCTAATGAAGTTAACACAAGATACCACAATTTTCATAACAGAGTCCCACTTCAGTGATTTACTACACAGCGCTTGTTGGTGGATGAGGCAGTGTATGGCTATTGGATGAGAATGGTTATGTTTGTCCATATCTTGGTTAATGCGAGCAATTACTCCTTTCTTAGACCCCACCATGCTAGGAGCACCATCAGTTATCACGCTGGCTAGTTTAGCCCAGTCCAGCTCCAAACCATTCATAGTTTGGCAAACCTTTTCATAGATATCCTCTCCTGTAGTTGTTCCTTTGATGCTTTGCAGTGCAGCAAGCTCTTCTGTGACTTCAAAATAATCATTCGTCCCATGAATAAAAATTAGAAGTTGTGCAGAATCACGAACATCATTGCTTTCGTCGAGTGCCAAGGAAAAATATGAAAGTTTTCTTGTGGAGTTTTGCAAATGCTGATGCAAATTGTCTCCCATTTCTTCAATCCTCCGTGTAATTGTAGGTCCTGActcactgtactaaataaatcggTCTTCTCTGGACACATCTCTTTGGCAACAGAAAGAAGGCATTCTTTAACAAATTCTCCCTCCATGAATGGTCTGCCAGTGCGTGCTATTAGCTTGGCAACTTGAAAACTTGCTCACAGTGATGAAATATTTAGCTGCTTCTGCTTTACAAAAGTATTTTGCTGAGTTGTCAAtgtatttttcagttttaatattttatcttttctcaCTTCTCCAACCAAACAATCATATTTATCTTTATGTTGAGTTTCATAGTGTCGACGCAAATTATATTCTTTGAACACAGACACTATATTCTGGCATATCAGACATACAGCTCTTTCCTTGTACTGCATGAAAAAGTAATCATAAGTCCACTGTTCTTTGAATATCCTACACTCCGagtcaatttttctttttcttgacaTTATTGTTTCCTAGGGATTCCAAATTGCTATTAGTaaaataccaatatatatatatatatatacagcgctACAAAAACAATATACCAGCAATAACTTTGCCCACACAGAGACATACAGACTGCAATGCCCATCATTGCAGTCTGATTGGTGAAACTCCGCTTTTACCTCAGGCTCACACTGAGGTAATAATGCTTTCAACTGCCTCCAAGCTGCCTCTGCGCTGTGATGCCTCCGTTTTCCGCATTCTCTCTCCCGCTCTTCGCGCTCCCGCTTCCAAACTTCACTGCCAACAAGTCACCGCTCAGGCGGCCCTCCCAAATGCCCTAGCTTCCTCTGAATCCTGGGAGATGAGATTCAGCGCTTCAGCCGGCCAGCCAATGGGCGGCGGCcgccgccccctctccctcttccaccaatgaccgtccttctcatgtaaaaaaaatgacagacaggCAGCGGCGGTATAAACACCCGGCGGGCCATATAAATGTCCTcagcgggccgcatgtggcccgcgggacgtagtttgaggacccctgctcTAGACCAAGTACTCTGACCTTAGCaacatttgctttcttttttgCAGCTGTTGCAAATGGACAATATTTCTTTCCTTGCAACAGATCAAGGTAGGAGCTCACTTTCACCTAGATAAGCTAAAATGCAAGGAATCCAAAGCTTAACATCCCCTTATTACCTCATCCATATTTTAAGCAtaactcagagctggattaaggatgGAGGGGCAAGGGGCATGTGCCATGGGCTCCCTGTCTCATGGAGCCCCTGTGGGGGGTGTTCCATCACATTCTATTATTTATCAAAAGCCAGTGTTCAGAAAGGCACAAAAGTACTTTTGAGCATGCAGgtttcaaaaaagaaaataacattctGAATATATTAAATGTTCACTCCaaccataaataaaaatagtCTTGGCTGAAGTTCAGTAAGTTAATACAAACAACAAAATTGTACTTATTGTGGATGTGCTGTTCATCGCACTGGACACCAACTCAGCCTGCTTAAAAAACAAAGATAATAAGATTAGTGTGGCGTGGCACCATTACTGCCATTAGGGATCCCAATGAATCTGATTAAATGGTGCATCCAGTGTAAGCACAATTTCGTTTTTCATACTAGCCCATTAAACTACAATCATAACTCCATTTTTCTCCTTTAAATGCTTTCATAGCAGGTCATTACATTGAATGGAAAATTTGCTTCAGCTGTGAAAGCCTATAACAGGGAATCCAGTAAGTGCATATTTTGTATCTATGGGCCAAATAACTCTTTTCTGTGCTCTAACGGACGGAAAGTGGACTTACTACAGACTACAATAAAGGGGAGTGATCAGGACAGGGAAAGGGCGTGTAGCACTATGGCCGTAAAAGTAACTTTACAAtccagccgtatctcttgctccagctgtaGTTAGCCTGTGGGTCGACCGACATTAGGGTCGGTCGACTCTCTGGCTCTATAAAgtgttataaaattataaaacataatgTGTGGGATCCCCTTCTAATGCTGTGccctaataaatcaggccctatgtctttattttattttattttttttgtagttgaACTGAAGCCCAAATCTGGTACATAGCTAGCTGGTTTATGGATGCACATATCCCTGAAGTCTGGCCCAATGACATTTCCTTGATAAATTGTGCCAATAAGTTATTTTTTCTTATCactgcattttgataaatagcTATATCTTCCAATATGTAATAGAAAGTATCTGTGAGAAGAGAAAGAGCCACTTGGATGTTGTATTAGAACAGACTGGCAGAATAGTCTAACAGAATTCAGCTGTAGAATGTAGGTGATATGCACGGAACACCCAATGAAATGAGGCAGATCTGCCACTTTTACTACATTACTAAACACTTGTAAATCAGTAACCACAGTAACAATATTCCAAGCACATTTTTCAGCATATAACTTGTACCATAAAGGATATGATACTGTAGATCATCAAAAGTCTTTACATTTTGTGCAAGTTACTTGCAAACTACTGAAAACATCTGCCACATATTTCCCTATTCTAACTTAACAAGCAATATGCAGAAACCAGGAATAGCAGCAATAGTTTATAATGACTTTGTttcttgaaaaaataataataattttattcatatagctcttttctcccaataggactcaaaggggcatattcaattaggtcccggGAAAGCCGTAATGCGCCAGAACAGGGCACAAAGGTAATCCGCAGCACCTCAATAAGTTACCGCAAACACGGACCTAATTGACTATGCCTTAAAGTACTTTACATTTGCAGAATAACAAATACATAGTACAAAAACATAAGAATAGagactgtcacgaacagcactcacctgagtctgcgtgacgcatatgtgacacagggtcaaccacaaagacaaccacctggtctgtctaaaatgattaaatccttccctatctatgccacacactgctttgcgatactaattaccaccaccaaggttgtttcggataagagctgacactcttatttaggaagccttcggttctccctagcattaatccaacacaatttactttaatcagagttcacttaaaccacaaggtttgcacagtttcaattaggtagcgtctggaccaaactgtcgcgtgaattcataagaacacagagactagaacttattaagtgtaatttaatatggaaaatacatccacaatgcttaagataaaaagataataaaatgacatacaaatagagtgcaattgtttcttataaaataaaaaggataaaacacagaattgatacctcacttagaatcaagtttgtggtgccgggaggagcaggaaaaaatggaacctcttcaattaaactccctcagaagaagaacccagggttacattttcaatacagttttaaagtcaagctacagggccccccagcccccttccctgtgaggtcagaaccaacaggaggggagaatgcaaattggggtcttatgactttgctgtttgaatacctctaagtcaagttttctttacaccgtcctaacttttcaacagtatggtttacgaacatgattttaccttcacacaacaggtcctaagtttcccttcatctgcataccacacatgcctctggtatgtatgatattggagaaaatgatatgatcttttcctgtgcccttattcagcttgaatctgtcattaacatacaacccagtctctgcagtcggcctgtctggggcctcccaaacatgtgtgagatttcattgtcttgcaagagatctcctcaaaggcattcacatttgccatcctgccataaatggtataaggtgctatccttatctaccagcccccctgggtggtttaacatacacaaaaccccttgatctaacagctcctaagagaaccatgtctcactatttctaggaagtaattcacaaacatatatttgcagatttatgcctaaaaattagcttgcccatgacacctccccgttctagagggtggcagggaaattgttacctacaagacgattttccctgctcacctgacacaaggctTTCGTTCTGACGGGATAatccatctgcattaccatggtggCTCCCTTTTCGGTGCTGAACAGTGAAAGTGTATTGCTGGAGGGTCAAACTCCACCGGAGCAACTTCCCATTGTCCCCAGCCACCCTGTGCAACCAGCTGAGAGGGTTGTGATCTGTGATTACCGTAAAGTCCCGTCCGTACAGGTAGGACTGCAACTTTTGCAAGGCCCACACTATAGCTAAACACTCTTTTTCCACAACTGCGTAGGCCACCTCCCTGGGAAGCAGCTTCCGACTTAGGTACAGTATGGGGTGCTCTTCCCCTTGTTGATTCACTTGGCTGAGTACAGCTCCCAGCCCATAGTTGGAGGCATCCGTTTGCACTGTAAACCTCCGGTCAAAATCAGGAGCCTGCAATACTGGGGATTGGGTAAGTGCAGACTTCAATGCGGTGAATGCCTCTTCACAGTCTGGGGTCCAAGTCACCACTTGGGGCAACCtcttttttgtaaggtcagttaggggcttagctaaggagctatattggggcacgaattttcggtaatatccagcggtccccaaaaaggacataacctgtttcttggtcttaggggtgggccatgcagcaatagcatctaccttagttggctcaggacgcagggtacctcctcctactcggtgccccaagtactgcacctcattcataccaatctgacatttctcaggttttattgttaaacccgcccccgctattttagctagcacactgctcaagtggatcaaatgttcttcccaggtctggctaaacacagcaatgtcatctaggtaggctaCAGCATACCTCTCTTGGCCCTCTAGCAGGCTATCAACAAGTCGCTGGAAGgaggcaggggcatttttcatcccaaagggcatgaccaggaactcatacagaccaaacggggtgataaatgcggaccgctcctgagcctcaggCGTCAGAGGGATCTGCCAATAACCCCTACTCAGATCCATAATGGTTATATAGCGAGCGTGGGCTAACCGTTCTAGCAATTCATCTATCCTGGGcatgggataggcatcaaacacagtagcctcatttaacctTCTATAATCCACACAGAACCGGGTTCCACCACATTTTTTGGGGATCAGCACTACTGGTGCAGCCCAGGAGCTGTGGGACTTTCTAATTACCCCTAACTCCAACATTTCTTCAATCTCCCTTTTCATATCTGTCTGCACTTCCAGGGAAACTCGATAAGCTGTTTGTCTGAGGGGAGGCTGatcgcctgtgtttacatgatgagcAACTAGATGTGTTTGCCCTGGCTTCCCTGTAAAATGATTCTGATAGGGCCTCAATGTCACAAACAGCTGATCTAGCTGTACTCCTGTCAAGCTCTCACTACGCTGGGTGGTCTCTAATGATCTCCCACTCTTGGCAGAGGCTACTAAGTCTAACAAggggtctggctcctggtccCCTTCAGGTAAGCTACATACAGCTAATACAGAGACCCCCCTTTCGTGGTAGGCCTTGATCATGTTCACATGATATACCTTGTGCCTCTTCCGTCCCTCATCCCTGGCtaccacataattgacatcattgatgCGTTGAACTATCAAGTAGGGGCCCTCCCAAGCAGCCTGTAACTTATTCTGCCGCATAGGAACCAATACCAGAACTTTCTGACCCACTTCAAAGATACGCTCCCTAGCACTGCGGTCATACCATTGCTTCTGCTTAGTCTGGGCAGCCTTCAGATTACTATGCACCATCCCCATTAGGGATTGCATCCTCTCCCTGAACTGCACCACATAGTGGACCACGGAGGTTTCGGGGGTGATTAATTTCCCTTCCCAATCCTCTTTGATCAGATCTAAGGGACCGCGCACCCTGCgcccatacaggagttcaaagggggagaagccagtggattcctgcggcacctccctgtacgcaaacaggaggtgcggcagaaacctctcccagtctctcccctgggactccacaaaggttctgagcatctgtttgagagtaccattaaaacgctcacacaggccattagtctgtgggtggtaggggctggctatgaggtgttccacgtgcatctttttgcaaaggctttgcattaaattagacataaactgtgtgccctgatcagttaacatttccttggggaatcctaccctggagaaaatggatatgagggcatcggccaccttgtcagcccgtatggaggagagggccaccgcttcggggtaccgtgtggcatagtccaccacagtgagaataaattgttttccagagctgctgggaatggcaaggggtcctataatgtccacagctacccgctcaaagggttctgctattattggcaggggcactagaggggcgtgtcccacatcaccaggcttccccaccatctgacaggcatgacaagatcgacaataattggcaatatctttgcccatttctggccagtaaaacttttgctttaagcGAGACTTAGTTTTCTTTATGCCTAAATGCCCTGCCAGCGGGACCTCATGAGCTACCCTGAGTAACCCTTCCCGATACATAAGGGGTACCACTAGCCGTTTCTCCATCACCCCCGCCTCAGGTACATCTCTGGCTACACTTTCCTTATACAACCTTCCCTGTTCCCAAAACACTCTTTCTTTATCAGACTCAGTGGGAGGACTGCCTGCTAGGCACCTCAGTGTTTCCAGTGTAGTGTCAGTCTGCTGTGCTTGTTGAAAAGCCTGGCTTCTCACTTGCTGCTCAGTGTCTGGTGATAAAGGTAAGGCGTCTGTaactgcaggtgctggagggaggggggttagagGGGGAGCTTCTGGGTCAGAGGGACTTTCTACCTCTCTCTCAGGAGTTAATTGTGAGGACCTATCCTTCTCTGCTTGCCTACGTGTGACCACTGACACTGAGGAAATAGTTACATCCCCTAACTCCTTGGATACAGACAGTTGACCTAGGTCGGATACAATTGAGCAATCATT
The nucleotide sequence above comes from Mixophyes fleayi isolate aMixFle1 chromosome 6, aMixFle1.hap1, whole genome shotgun sequence. Encoded proteins:
- the LOC142095358 gene encoding uncharacterized protein LOC142095358, which translates into the protein MEAAERHAAMEAAERHAAMEAAERRAAKEAAERQAERESAEREADRRYELELAKLKRQSEAKDTGISRPRPENFPVLEKDGDVDAFLRGFEKTCRQYGLAKDQWAQYLTPGLRGKALEAFADLPPEMDGNYEAIKSALLQRFNITPEAHRQKFRDLKRSASDTYSGLVAQLCASFKQWVGGLQITTFDALQDLMIQEQFLTLCPADVKEWVVDRDPASSAEAARLADKYTVTRAPAAKRGTFVPGQSAWKGERPGGAPSPAVVSSSFGRVGAKPVQGDTRRCFICNRTGHLSAACPDRKTSTASTVGPPPPRSAPAVLCVAGSQVSRNDNLQTVTVGDKVTVGLRDTGADVTLVRSELVGSSDIIPGKTIAVRGVGGIHPAVPMARVYLDWGAGRGLREVGVSDNIPTNVLLGTDLGRMLSRYVASSDVVDSELNHVFSQVSGCDRENVCSVVSEVCKLGCEKENDCSIVSDLGQLSVSKELGDVTISSVSVVTRRQAEKDRSSQLTPEREVESPSDPEAPPLTPLPPAPAVTDALPLSPDTEQQVRSQAFQQAQQTDTTLETLRCLAGSPPTESDKERVFWEQGRLYKESVARDVPEAGVMEKRLVVPLMYREGLLRVAHEVPLAGHLGIKKTKSRLKQKFYWPEMGKDIANYCRSCHACQMVGKPGDVGHAPLVPLPIIAEPFERVAVDIIGPLAIPSSSGKQFILTVVDYATRYPEAVALSSIRADKVADALISIFSRVGFPKEMLTDQGTQFMSNLMQSLCKKMHVEHLIASPYHPQTNGLCERFNGTLKQMLRTFVESQGRDWERFLPHLLFAYREVPQESTGFSPFELLYGRRVRGPLDLIKEDWEGKLITPETSVVHYVVQFRERMQSLMGMVHSNLKAAQTKQKQWYDRSARERIFEVGQKVLVLVPMRQNKLQAAWEGPYLIVQRINDVNYVVARDEGRKRHKVYHVNMIKAYHERGVSVLAVCSLPEGDQEPDPLLDLVASAKSGRSLETTQRSESLTGVQLDQLFVTLRPYQNHFTGKPGQTHLVAHHVNTGDQPPLRQTAYRVSLEVQTDMKREIEEMLELGVIRKSHSSWAAPVVLIPKKCGGTRFCVDYRRLNEATVFDAYPMPRIDELLERLAHARYITIMDLILQAPDFDRRFTVQTDASNYGLGAVLSQVNQQGEEHPILYLSRKLLPREVAYAVVEKECLAIVWALQKLQSYLYGRDFTVITDHNPLSWLHRVAGDNGKLLRWSLTLQQYTFTVQHRKGSHHGNADGLSRQNESLVSVTEELAALQSIKGTTTGEDIYEKVCQTMNGLELDWAKLASVITDGAPSMVGSKKGVIARINQDMDKHNHSHPIAIHCLIHQQALCSKSLKWDSVMKIVVSCVNFIRAHALNHRQFQEFLSELNVDYESRESFETFL